Below is a genomic region from Pan troglodytes isolate AG18354 chromosome X, NHGRI_mPanTro3-v2.0_pri, whole genome shotgun sequence.
gaccaacatggtgaaaccccgtctctactaaaaatgcaaaaattaccctggtgtggtggtgtgcacctgtaatcccagctactcaggaggctgaggcaggagaattgcttgaacctgagaggcacaagttgcagtgagccaagatcgcgccactacactcccgcgtgggcgacagagcaagactccctctcaaaaaggaaaaaaaatagaaagaaagagcatGGGAAATCTCATCATTCAGCCTCAATGCTGTACCCTAGAAAATTATGAGAAGGGAATGGTTTGGGGAACAAGTGATAAGATGGGATACCAGTACCATAACAGAATAGCACATCTGCAGGGATGTGAGGGGTGAGCCGAAGGTTCACTTACGGAGTTACTCGTCATCTTCCTCAGGGTCGCTGATCTCTTCATAAATCACCAGCTGCTTTCTCTCACGCAGTCTGTGGGTGAAGGCATGTCTTCCCCTTTTGGGTCCTATGATGGGGAAGAGTTGGAAGATGAGGGTTGGGTAGATTGGAGAGTGTTAGGCTCTGTTTTCTCAAAAGAAGGAGATGCCTCTCCCCTCCCAAGTGCCCCGGACCTTCTTTATCCAGTTTTTCACATTCCCTGGTTTAGAGAGGCTGAGACCTTAGATCCACACCAATACAGgccaaatgcaaattaaagtttTAGCTTCTGGCTCCTTCCGTTGTCAGGTTAAATTCCCAACCTCTTCACTTATGGGAACATTCACCGATACCTCCTTTCATTCAGCATGTATTTGTTAAGGGCACACAGGCATACCTTGTATTATTGCACCTCGTTTTTATAgtgcttcacagatactgcaATTTTTTGGGGAGAATTCTCACCAATTTTATGCTTTTCCATTATTAGTATATCTGTTATAGGGATCTGTCATTAGTGAGCTTTGACATTATTATTGCAATTGTTTTGTTGCtctttagtcttttaaaataatttttgttttttatgttagtgggtacacagtaggtgtatatacttatggggtacgtgagatgttttgatacacgcatgcaatgcgtaataatcacatcatggaaaatagggtatccatcccctcaaacatttatccttgtgttacaaacaattcatttacactcttttagtttttttaaatgtacgattaagttattattgactataatcatcCTGTTGTATGTAACTGTTTTTGGGGTACCATGAACTACACCCATAGAAGATGACAAACTTAATCGattaatgttgtgtgtgttctgactgctccaccgacGAGCTCTTCCCcatctctcctccttttcttgggcctccctatttcctgagacacagCAACACTGAAATTAGGACGATTAAGAACCCTACAATGGCCgctaagtgttcaaatgaaaggaagagtcgcatgtctctcactttaaatcagaagctagaaatggctaagcttagtgaggaagcatgctgaaagccaagataggctgaaagctcgGCCTCTTCCACCAAACagccaagctgtgaatgcaaaggaaaagttcatgaaggaaataatagtacataatgcaaaggaaaagttcttgaaggaaataataatactaatactccagtgaacacacgaataagaaagcaaaactgcCTTACTGCTCAAatagagaaagtttgagtggtcagGATAAAACGtgaaaccagccacaacattcccttaagccaaagtctaATTCAGAGCAAGACCAGAACTCTCTTCAAGTCCATGAAtgctgagagaggtgaagaagctgcaggAGAAACGTGTGAAGCTAGTAGAGGTTGGTtcgtgaggtttaaggaaagaagccgtctctataacataaaagtgcaaggcgAAGCAGCAAAccctgatggagaagctgcagcaagttatccagaagatctagctaaggtcactgatgaaggtggctacacgaaacaacagattttcagtgtagataaaatagccttctattggaaggagatgccatctagaactttcatagctagagaggattgactccaactttgaaagaagttctactgtgggtaaaatgctatccaaTAGCGTCACATACTACAGAGAAATCCTTCATGAAAGGGAGAGCTAATCGATGTGGCAAATTTCATTGTTGTCatcttttaagaaactgccacagccactccacccttcagcaaccaccaccttgatcagccagcagccatcaacaccgaggcaagaccctccaccagcaaaaagagtgtgactcactgaaggctcagaagattgttagcattttttatcgatgaattattttaaaataaaggtatgTGCATTTTCAGActtaatgctattgcacacttagtaGACTGCAGTATAATGTAAACGTAATGTTTTCATGCActgcaagacaaaaaaaaaaaaaatgtgtgtgactcactttattgcagtggtctggaaccgaacctgcaatatctctgaagCACACCTGTATTGGGTAACAGGCATTGAGCTGAGTAAGATATGATCCCAGGTTATCACAGATAGAATTGCTTGAGCACCTTTCATGTCATCAGGCCTTCTAGATTAAATTTAATGTCTCCAAACAATTTATGAACTATGATTCTTTATTTCCATCTTATGGACTAGGAACCTGGAGCTGAGGAAATTTGGAAGACTTTCCCCAAGTCACGTGGTTTTTTTTATATGGATGACAACTCCAGTCTGTGTCTCTGGAAGTCATGTCTAACATCTCATCTGGAGCTGGGCGAGCTCCTCAGCCCAGCCTGGACCCTGGCTTGTCTGGGGTCCATGCCACACACCCAGTCCACGCACCCGAACACAGCCAGGGAAGCCAGAGGGGTTGTTCCCGAATTCTTTCCTCTTACCAGATGTCTTGTTAATCTTCTCCAAGGTACTTGGATTTCCCGGGGGGCACAGCTGTTTCCCATCATTTTGTGGGCCAGATGCCTCTGGCACTTCCTTCAAAccattttcttcctctgctgGCTTCTTGGGCATGATCTTTACAATGTGAAGGTCGCAGATAAACAGTATCAGTGACATTTCTACAGTGCTTTAGAGCTTACAAAGGGTCTTCACGTGCATTAGCTTATTCAGTGCTCTCAACAAGACTGGGAGAGTTACACAGGCCTAAATTAGGAGAAACCTGGGAGGTTAGAAGGGAAAGGAGTGGCCTAAATGAATGGGCTTTCCAGGGCTAGAATGCTTATCTTCACACTCTTTTAAGACTCACATTCTTGCAAACAGCAAAAATCTCCATTTAATTGAGAGTTTGGTATACAGAAGATTTGGAGAATAGCATTCTAAGAATTCACAAGGTCTAGAAAAGAAAGAGCTTCTATAAAATACAAGGGATCCCATATAAGCTTGTAGACAGCTGCTGGGAGAGTAAATGTAAAAACATAGAGAGGCGATAAAACACTGCTGGGAAAGGTGGTGTGGGGAGATGAATACAGGGACAGGAGAGGTAAAGAAATGGTTTGCTGAAATTAAACTAGGCAGCAAAGAAAGCAGTACCAGACATGGCATACTACCCTACCGAGGCGCCAACATTGAATGTGGAATTAAGTGAGGTGGTACCCATACCAACTCTGGTTGCATTGGGATGTGTCACTGACCAACAACCTTAAgctacttctttttcctttttttttttttttttttgacacggagtcttgctctgttgccaggcttgagtgcagtggcgcgatctcagctcactgtaacctccatctcccaggttcaaccattctcctgcctcagcctccagagtagctgggactacaggtaggcTCTAACACGCACcgttaagttttctatttttagtagagacaaagtttcaccatgttgggcaggatggtctccatctcttcacctcgtgatccacccgcctcagcctcccaaagtgctgggattacagtcgtgagacactgcgcccggcccttaaGCTACTTTTTATTCAGCTTCCTCACTTACGAAATAGTCAACAGTACATGTAAAATAGGCTAAGAGAAAGTGCTCTCTGAGCTTGTAAACACTGTTTAaatgtagtaataataaaaaactaataCTTTTCATGATCCTTCTTTGAATTTGGTCTCCACACTGGCAACCCAACTCCCAGATCCCTTTACCCTCCAAACCAGAGTTGGATCTGCAGTTGTGGGATCACTCATTCAGGGGCCTTCGAGGGATCCCCTGGGCTGGGACGGGGGCTGCCCGGATGCCCCAGGTGCAGACAAGGCCATCAAGGAGCTCACAGTAGGGAGGGGCCAACAGTCAAAGCGATTCCTAAGCCATGGGAGTGGCCCCGGTAACAGGAGAGGCCAGCTGGTCCTTCCTGTTGCGAGAGTGGGTGTCTCAATGGAAGCACCAGGAGGCCCTATGGGGTGAAGCCCTAGTGAGCAACATCTGAACTTCATAAACAAATGCAAACGTGAATGAGCTTTAAATGGCTTGGAGCTCTGGATTAGACTACCACTGCCACTGTGCCTCAGGAAAATTCTTTAACATCTCTGTACCCCGATagcctcattttattattatgttgctGATAACTATGATCTAAAACATGAACTATGATTCTTTACTTCCATTTCATGGACCAGGAGTCTGGATCTCAGAGAACTTAGAAGATTTGCACCAAGTTACATGTCTTTTATATGGGTGACAATTGAAGTGTGTGGCTTGATAGTATTTGGAGATAGTAATAGAAACATCGTCATAGAGGTCTtcttaaggattaaataaattaacccATGTGAACTGCTTAAAATAGTAATCTGGCATCACTATGAAAACCAAAGAAGTATTAAGGATCACAACTGTTAATATTAGCAAGCCGTCGGTGCCACATAAGTTGTTGTGATAGACATGGGCAGAAGGAGGCAGTGAGGGCATGTTTGATATTCTCCCACTCTTATCAGTGTTCGCATCCGTGCAGGGACAAACGTTCTCTGGTCCTTTAGATTTGAGAGACACTCACCTTCGGGAAGATTCTCTGGAGGCTGCCGAAAGTCATCTGAGGACGTTCAACTGAAAGAGAATAcatcagaatttttctttgttggtaAAGATTTCCAAACTCTAGAGAGACTTCTGTCGCATGAGGGCATTCTGCAGCAGAGGTTGTGAGTCCACTCGTTGTTGAGGAGTTATTTGAGATTTGCTTCTGAATTATGTTTAGTCATGGTTGGTGCATTTATCTGTGGCATCAATTCAGAATTTTCCATCTCGTGGTTTATCACATGGGTATTAAACCCCATCACAGTCTCATCTTATTCCATTACATATCTTTTACTTTTTCCCAAATAGTTAAATTGATTGGTTGGGAATCTAAACTGTAATCACTCAAGATGTGCAACAACTAAAAATCACTGTACACTTCAAATGGGTGAATCTTATGGTATGTCAATTAAGCTGTTAACTGTGTGATGAACCATCGATGATTTAGTCCAGTGGCtctgaaatattttcagtataaATATTTGGCACTCATTTAATGTCAAAAACTTGGCAGATACTCAAGCACTGGATTTTCAGACCTCTTATAGTGATTGTGGGAGATCGTAGAATCTGGCCTGTTTAGTTGGGAAGTAATAGGTCTATGGGAGACAGTTTGGACATTCTGACCTTGTCTTGTAACTGTGTTCTCAGAGCAGAAGAGCAAGTAAACACATATGTCCCCTTTATATTCCTGAAATGCACAAAGATCTCTACGCGAAACTTGTCTTTTTTTCACCCTAtattatctctgctcactgagaaGTGGGAAAGCTCTCTGTGTGTTGGATGAGGGATCACTCTTTCAAACTCTCTTCCAAGCTCATCACGGAGAATTGGGGTTGTTGGGGAATGTGAGGACCATTTGGTTTTGATAAAATACAGGGAAACAGCAGTGCTTATTACATAATGTGTTCATCACCCTCACTCCTAAGATACTTATCCAATACCTACATGCTGTTAATGAAACAAACTCTGGAAGTTTTTGGCGGATCTAcagttttaacattttctttttttttattttttcacttttcacattttcttaaatGTCCTTTGATTCATTAACAGTGCTTAGGAAGAACAAcatgtcatttaaaaaagaaatatttcaaaaacacagaaaagtatgGGGAACAAAACTGAGTACAGTCGGGTCTCAACATTACCCCACAGTTATCTTAgatctgatttatttattcagaatatTAGCAATAGTATAAACAGTCCAggagtggtagctcacgcctgtaatcccagcattttgggaggctgaggcgagtgggtcacctgaggtcaggtagtttgaggccagactggccaacatggtgaaaccccgtctctaccaaaaatacaaaaattacctgggtgtggaggcgagcgcctgtaatcccagctactcgggaggctgaggcaggagaattgcttgaacctgggaggtgcaagttgcagtgagctcagattttgctattgcactccaggctgggtgacaagagtgaaattctgtctcaaaaaaaaaataacaataacaaaaaacacaaaacacactaTCAGCAAGTCACAGCTGAAGCTGTCTGTGCAGCACTCGTCaatccctgccctccctccctcctccacttaCAGCCAGTCACCTTAATTTGATGGCGTTTTATTCACATTCATGTTTGTATACATTTACCATTTACTtattatccataaaaatatattttcttgttttgcatGTTTTAGAATTTTATGTGATTGGCCTCTGTAGTTAACTTTctgcatgcaatttttttttttcactcagcccCGATGTGTATGAGGGAACAAATGCCTGAGGATCTTTCCCAGGTAGCTGAGCTGAAAAGCAATTGGGCTTGAGGAGACCCTTTCCAGCCCCTTCCAGTCTACTCACCCTGATTCCTGTGGTTTCGATCGTTACCAAAATCATTCCCGTGGAAGTCTGCAGCCCGTTTACTACACATGAAAGGTGGGAGGGTGACCTTGAAACCTAGAAAGGagcaaaatgtttatttcttaagAGACAAGcttgggcctggcacggtggctcatgtctgtagtaccagccctttgggaggctgaggctggaggattgcttgaggcgagGCGCtcaacactagcctgggcaacatagagagacccacatatctacaaaatataaaataaaattagttgggcatagtggcacgtgcctgtagcctcagctactccataggctgggcaggaggattgctagagcccaggagttcgaggctgcagtgagctatgcttgcactactgcactcttccctaggtgacagagtgagactctgacttaaaaagagagagagagagagagagagacaagccaAGAGAAGGAAGGGACGGTGTGCGTGTTGGGTGGGGGGGTGCCGGGATGCCACAGAGACAGTTGGGCTCATCAGAAAAGACGCCTATGGGAGAGAAACGTGCAGGATCCAGGTATGAGCTCCACTGTGGccagtccctgccctcagcccTGACAGGATACAGAAGAGGAGAACACCCAGAAGCTGCCTTGTGATTTTTCCCTGcacaaaaggaaaatgtggggtacTTTCTGCAGCCTAAGAAGTAGCCAAAACAGGAAAAGGGATGCTCATGTGTCCCCAGACTTGTCTGTTTCTAGAACTTTCTGTTACCTAGTTTAGTCATGACCTCATAGTTTAGCTTCATATACACATAGACGATTTTCTCCGAGGATTTCATCTTTTCCCACTCTTCCTTAGAGAAGTATTTGGCAATATCATCGaaggcctggaaaaaaaaaaaaaaaggaattctggcAGTGACTCAGCTAGGCATGTCTGCCATTCAGCTGGAGCCGCTTCCTGTGTGCGGGATCTGAGAAGTGGGGATGATAGTCTGTCCTGGTTGATGCCATGGCTAACTGACAGAACATGAGGGAACTTCCCTAGCTTCTCCCCCGCCACACAGTAGGGCTTTAATGCTGCTGGCTGGCTCTCTTCCCACCTTCCAGAATGGAGTGGGAGTCACCAAATGAAGTGCAAGGTCAGAGACTTGTCTCCAGGGATGCTAGGTGATGACAGAGCGAGGGTGGGAGGCTCCCAAGGGTCCAAATCTCCCCTGAGACCCTGCTCCTTGTCCCTAGTACCTCTGTCCTCCCCTCCTCAGAAACCTGGTCACCCCACACTGTCTCCTGGGCCACTACCCTGCCCCCTCCAGGTCACCTCACCTTTCGTAACTTCTCTGATATTTGAGCATCATCCCTGGGTCTCCTTGCAAAGGCGTCGTCTCCGTTCATGGCACTGGGAGCAGTCTCACCTGCGAGAGAAACAGCCTGAGTCTTTCCAGCCTCAGGACCTTTGGTGCTCTGGGCggggtggtgcacccctgtagtcccggggccgaggcgagaggatcgcttgagcccaggaggaatgATTTGagtgagctttttttcttttttgagacagggtctcgctctgttgcccaggctgtgttgcagtggtgcgatcgtggctcactgcaacctccgcctcccgggttcaagcgatccaccacctgtgggcctccaaagtgctgggattacaagcgtgagccaccacgcccagcccagatttTTTAAGTTACTACAGAGCTCCTAGGAAAAATCCCATACCTGAAAAAGTTAGAAACTGACAGGAAGAATTTGAGATGGCGACCTGCCTCacataaatacattattaaaattagatAAGAAATGCACcacgggggaggggaggggtaggaagaatggaaagagaaaatcaGCGCATGCTTACCCTGATTGTGGAAGAATCAAAAGAGCAAATCGGAGTGTGCGTACTCCGAATTTAAAGTAGCCAATCCAAGGGGACGCTTTCGGCGGGAAAATCAGAGTCTCCCCTCCCCCCCGCCTTGGGAAGGTTCTGTCCCTAGAGCCTGGACTGACAGACGCCACATCAGCTTC
It encodes:
- the LOC737267 gene encoding protein SSX4, whose translation is MNGDDAFARRPRDDAQISEKLRKAFDDIAKYFSKEEWEKMKSSEKIVYVYMKLNYEVMTKLGFKVTLPPFMCSKRAADFHGNDFGNDRNHRNQVERPQMTFGSLQRIFPKIMPKKPAEEENGLKEVPEASGPQNDGKQLCPPGNPSTLEKINKTSGPKRGRHAFTHRLRERKQLVIYEEISDPEEDDE